The window GTGCGGGAATAGGGCATAGGATTGGAAAACGGTATGGACATCCCGCTTGTTGGTCGGAACATCGTTAATCCGTTGACCATCCAGATAAATATCACCTGAACTTGCATCCAATAAACCAGCGATAATGTTCAAAATCGTTGATTTACCTGAACCAGAAGCTCCTAATAGGGTATAAAATTTACCCTCTTCCAATTCAAAACTAATATCCTTTAATACAGTTGTTCCACTGTCTTCAAAAACTTTTGAAACATGTTTAAATTCAATAATTGGCTTTTTCAATTCTCATAAATTCCTTCTTTTTAACAGAGCCAGATGGCTAGAGTTTATCAGCTGGGTCGCCGATAATACGCACTTCTCTCTCCAGCGTAACGCCTGAAGATTTTTCAACAACTTCAATCACATGGGCAATCAAATGTTCGTAGTCCATCGCTGTACCATCAGCAACATTGACCATAAAACCAGCATGTTTTTCAGATACTTCAACACCGCCAATACGGTAGCCTTTCAAGCCAGCCTCCATGATTAACTGACCTGCAAAATGACCAGGAGGGCGTTTAAAGACTGAGCCACATGATGGATATTCCAAAGGCTGTTTCAACTCACGCAAATGGGTCAAACGAGCCATTTCGTTTTGAATAACAGGGTGATTACCAGGTTTTAGGGCAAATTTAGCAGATAAAACAATGGCACCATTCTCTTGTAAAATTGACGAGCGATAGCCAAAACGCAACTCACGGTTATCCAAGGTTTCTACATAACCTGCAGGTGTCAAAATCTGAGCAGAAACCAGAATATGAGCGATTTCTCCACCGTAGGCACCGGCGTTCATATAAACCGCTCCACCTACACTACCGGGAATACCACAGGCAAATTCAAATCCTGTCAAGGAATGGAAGAGGGCAACCTTAGTTGTTTCAATCAAATTAGCCCCTGCTTCTGCTTCAATCGTGTAGCCTGAAACAGTGACAGAATTGAGTTTATCCATACGGATTACAAACCCACGAATGCCACCGTCGCGAACGATAATATTACTGGAATTGCCCAGTACCTGCCAGGGAATATTTTCTCGCTTAGCAAACTCAACAATTCGAACAATTTCATAGCGGTTACGAGGAAATGCTAGGTAATCAACAGCACCTCCTACTTTTGTATAGGTATATTCTTTTAAGGGCTCATCGAAGCGAATGTCAATCCCATCCAACTCAAGCCTAATTTTATCTTTCATCATCTTCTCATTTCAATTTAAAATATACAGGTCATATTATACCAAAAAACAGCTCAAAAAACGAATATAAATCCAGTTTCTAGGCAGAAATTTTTACAGAAAAAATCAGCTCCCGTGGAGCTGAATATTATATCACTTGAATACCCTTTGTATCCACCTGAAGAGGATGCACCGTTCCATCCAAGTCTAATTGCTCAAGGGCTGTTACAAGGGCAGCTTCCTTATCCTTTGAAGTCAAAACCATGACAGTTGGACCTGCACCTGATAGATAGGTTGCGTAGGCTCCCAGTTCTTGCGCTGTTTGCTTGATTGGACAAAATTCCTTAACTAACAATTGGCGGAAGGGTTCGTGGAACATATCTGACTGAATGGCTTTCCCAGCCTTCTCCAAATCACCAGCCATCAAACTAGCAACAGCCACATTGGAAATGGCGCTGGCAGCTACCGCTTTTTTGTAGCCCATTTGTGAAGGTAGAACTCCACGACTTTCAACTGTGCGCAATGGGTAGTTTGGAATGAAGGCTACAAAACTTGCCTCAGGGAAATTAGTTACGACTGCCTGTACCTTTTTGTTGACATAGCTAGCAATAACCAAATTACCGTAAATAGCAGGTGCTACATTATCAGGATGACCTTCAATTTCAGTTGCTTTGAGCAATTTTTCATCTGCAGTCATATTCAAACCAGCCAGTTGGTTGGCCAACTCAATACCTGCTACAATAACTGAACTTGAGGAGCCTAACCCACGCGCTAAAGGAATATCACTAAACATTTTAATCCGATGAGGCTGGAGGTTTTTAGCTACCTTCAAAGCAGTTTTGATAAGAAGATTGTTCTTATCTGACGGCACATGGTCAAGATTGTGTTCGATGACCCACTCATCCGTCTGCTCTAAAACTTCAATGGTCAAGTATTTTGAAAGGGCAACACCAACTGAATCAAATCCTGGTCCGATATTAGCAGATGTTGCAGGGATAATAATTTTCATACCTTATTCTCCCAATACCTTAAATGTATTTAAGACTGTAAAGTCTGATTCTTGAGCCAATTTAGCAGTCACATTTTCTAATTGTGTCTTGCTCATTTCATGAGTTACAATGACCAAGCGAGCAGTTTCACCATTGGCAGCTTGTTGCAGAATTTGCTTAAAGGAAATCTCCTCAGAATTGAAAATCTCTGCCAAACGAAGCATTTTTCCATTCTTATCTGGTGCAACAATTGAAAAGTAGTATTCGCTCTTAACATCGCTTGGAGCAGCTAATTGAAGCGGACGGCTGTATTCGTTAAAGGCTTTGCCGATGGTCTTATCTTTCAAACGACGAACGATACGAATAATATCTGCTGTAACACTTGTTGCGGTCGGCTTTTGACCTGCACCTGGTCCATAGTACATAGATTGGCCGATACCGATTGATTCCACAAAAACAGCGTTCATCACACCATTTACGCTAGCCAGTGGATGATTTTTCGGTAGGAATGTTGGGGATACCTCGGCAGAAATACCTGTGGTGGTTTCTTGAATATCTCCCACTAGTTTGATGACATAGCCCAATTCTTGCGCCACTGCCACATCTTCTGGCGTAATGTTGGAAATCCCTTTGTGAGCTACATGGTCAAAATCAACTGTCATACCAAAGGCAAATTGACTGAGGATAACTGCCTTGTAGGCTGCATCAATACCCTCAACGTCATTGGTTGGATCTGATTCTGCATAACCAAGTTCCTGAGCTGTTTGAAGGGCTTTTTCATAGGTCCAGCCTTCATCCACCATCTTGGTCAACATGAAGTTTGATGTACCATTCAAAACACCAAGGATACGTGTGACCTTGTCAGCTGCCAAAGAGTTGACCAAGGTACGCAAGATTGGAATACCGCCCGCTACAGCAGCCTCATAATAAAGTGCCAAGCCCTTTTCTTCAGCCAAGGCACGCAATTCGCTCCCATGAACCGCCAACAAATCCTTATTGGCTGTAACGATATGTTTGCCAGCTTCCAAGGCACGGGTAATAAAGGTTTTAGCTGGCTCGATACGCCCCATCAATTCAACGACAATGGCAATGTCCTCATCCGCTAAAATCTCATCAATATTTGTAACAAAATTGTAGTCATGACCTGCAGCCAACAAGCGTTCTTTTTCTGCATCATCTTTTACTAGAACCTTTGCTACTTCAATGCTGTCCTGGGCAGCCTTTTCAATCTTTTCTGCATTCTCTGCTAACAAAAATGGTACGCCACTTGCAACTGTACCAAATCCTAATAATCCAATCTTAACTACCATGTGATCTCCTTTAGAAAGTATTTCTCCCATTATATCAAATAGACTAACTTTTTGGCAAAAAATTTGGTATAATCATTCTAAGCATATTTATGAGGAGAATGGTTTATGAAACATTCCAGATTGATCACTCTGAATAGAAAACAAAAACGTAAAAGACGGACAAGAATTGAACGATTCTTAGACCTAGTTCCCCTAGCTATTCTGTCCCTTATTCTATTTCTCCTCTTGTCTAACATCACTCAATCAAGTAAGCAATCAGATGGACAGAATGGGGCAGCAATTTCTCAAACCAGCAAGGAGTTTACACAGGCAAGTACATCATCCCCCCTTCAGACCGACATCACTTGGGAAGTACAGGCTGAACCTGTCAAACTACCTATCCTCATGTACCATGCCATTCATGTCATGGCGCCTGAGGAAGCTGCAAATGCAAATTTGATTGTAGATCCAGCAACCTTTGAAAGTCATTTAAAAGCCTTACAGGACGCGGGTTATTACACGCTTTCACCTGAAGAGGCCTATAAGGTGCTCACTGAAAACGTCCTACCAGCTGGGAAAAAGGTAGTCTGGCTAACCTTTGATGATA is drawn from Streptococcus sp. 29892 and contains these coding sequences:
- the murB gene encoding UDP-N-acetylmuramate dehydrogenase, with the protein product MKDKIRLELDGIDIRFDEPLKEYTYTKVGGAVDYLAFPRNRYEIVRIVEFAKRENIPWQVLGNSSNIIVRDGGIRGFVIRMDKLNSVTVSGYTIEAEAGANLIETTKVALFHSLTGFEFACGIPGSVGGAVYMNAGAYGGEIAHILVSAQILTPAGYVETLDNRELRFGYRSSILQENGAIVLSAKFALKPGNHPVIQNEMARLTHLRELKQPLEYPSCGSVFKRPPGHFAGQLIMEAGLKGYRIGGVEVSEKHAGFMVNVADGTAMDYEHLIAHVIEVVEKSSGVTLEREVRIIGDPADKL
- the thrB gene encoding homoserine kinase, coding for MKIIIPATSANIGPGFDSVGVALSKYLTIEVLEQTDEWVIEHNLDHVPSDKNNLLIKTALKVAKNLQPHRIKMFSDIPLARGLGSSSSVIVAGIELANQLAGLNMTADEKLLKATEIEGHPDNVAPAIYGNLVIASYVNKKVQAVVTNFPEASFVAFIPNYPLRTVESRGVLPSQMGYKKAVAASAISNVAVASLMAGDLEKAGKAIQSDMFHEPFRQLLVKEFCPIKQTAQELGAYATYLSGAGPTVMVLTSKDKEAALVTALEQLDLDGTVHPLQVDTKGIQVI
- a CDS encoding homoserine dehydrogenase; amino-acid sequence: MVVKIGLLGFGTVASGVPFLLAENAEKIEKAAQDSIEVAKVLVKDDAEKERLLAAGHDYNFVTNIDEILADEDIAIVVELMGRIEPAKTFITRALEAGKHIVTANKDLLAVHGSELRALAEEKGLALYYEAAVAGGIPILRTLVNSLAADKVTRILGVLNGTSNFMLTKMVDEGWTYEKALQTAQELGYAESDPTNDVEGIDAAYKAVILSQFAFGMTVDFDHVAHKGISNITPEDVAVAQELGYVIKLVGDIQETTTGISAEVSPTFLPKNHPLASVNGVMNAVFVESIGIGQSMYYGPGAGQKPTATSVTADIIRIVRRLKDKTIGKAFNEYSRPLQLAAPSDVKSEYYFSIVAPDKNGKMLRLAEIFNSEEISFKQILQQAANGETARLVIVTHEMSKTQLENVTAKLAQESDFTVLNTFKVLGE
- a CDS encoding polysaccharide deacetylase family protein, with the translated sequence MKHSRLITLNRKQKRKRRTRIERFLDLVPLAILSLILFLLLSNITQSSKQSDGQNGAAISQTSKEFTQASTSSPLQTDITWEVQAEPVKLPILMYHAIHVMAPEEAANANLIVDPATFESHLKALQDAGYYTLSPEEAYKVLTENVLPAGKKVVWLTFDDSLWDFYSHAYPLLKQYQMKGTNNVITGFTEYEQAGHLTIEQIKEMQAAGLSFQGHTVNHPDLEYSTIETQTEELTTSKAYLDSQLQQNTIAIAYPGGRYSADTVALTEQAGYKLGVTTNNGLASASDGLLTLNRVRILPTTTAENLLSEIAY